TTATTTTAGCGCTGTATTGGGGTATCAAATCAGCCATGAAGCATTCAAAGCTTTACGATAAAAGCATCAAACAAGTGGCGCTCATTAGCTATGCGATGCCTTCGTTTTACCTTGCCCTTTTGCTGGTCATTCTTTTGGCGGTGCAGTGGAAACTGTTCCCTATCTCTGGGCTCCACTCACAAGGTGTGAGCAGCGATACTTTCGCGTATATGACAGATATGGCGTGGCATTTAGTTTTACCCATTTTCGTCATGGTGTTTGGAGGTTTGGGAAGTTTGATTTTGTATGTGCGAAGTTTGACACTCAATATTTTAAAAAGTGACTACATCTTCTTTGCCAAAAGCAGAGGCATTGAAGGGAAAGCGCTTTTGATGCGTTTTATTTTACCCAATCTCTCCCCTCCGATTGTGACAATTTTAGGGCTTTCCCTACCTGGACTTATTGGAGGCAGTGTCATCTTAGAGTCGATTTTTGCGATCAATGGTATGGGATTGCTCTTTTACCAAAGTGCTTTAAGCAGGGATTACCCTGTGATTATGGGGATACTGATTATCTCCTCTTTTTTGACGTTACTGGGCAATATGATTGCCGATTTGATTTTAACAAAACTCAATCCTCATTTTAAACGTAGAGGATAAAACACTTTAAAGGAAAAAACAATGAAAACTACTTTTTTTACGCTCATCATCGTTGGACTGATGAGTGGGTGTGCGACGTGGGGAGGCATTAAAAAAGATGCCAAAGATGGTGCTGAATGGACGAAAGAGAAGGTCAATAAAGGGGCTGAATACGTGAAAGAGAAGACGGAATAAAGAGGAAAAAGAGGTTTACATGTAAAGCGTTTTCGCTTTACATGTAAAGTAGATTAAAGTCCGCCAAAAAGGTTTTTAAGGGCGTTTGGATCGCGCTGTTCGGCTGTCTCATCGCTGTTTGGATTCGCATTTGCGCTTGCACCACCTGATTCGACCAGTTCGATTTCAAACCCTGTCAGCATGGATGTAAGGCGAATGTTGATGCCGTTTTTGCCAATCGCTTTTGATTTTTGATCACTTGGAAGCGTGACGATGGCTTTGCCATTTTGGATTTTGACATTGGAGATAATGGCAGGACTAAGAGCGCGCGCGATGAAAATTTCAGGAACGTTTGAGAACTCAATACAGTCGATATTTTCATTGTGAAGCTCTCTACTGACCGCATTAATTCTCACACCTTTGGTTCCAACGGTTGCACCCACGGCGTCAATATTGGGGTGAAGTGAGGTTAATGCAACCTTCGCTCGCTCCCCTGGGATTCTGGCACTGCCGATGATTTTAATAAACTCATCTTTGATTTCAGGCACTTCAAGTTCTAAAAGTGACTCTAAAAATTTCGGGCTGGTACGTGAAAGTTCAACATACATGCCTTGTGATTTATCGATTAACACTTTACGGATCACGCTCTTAACGACGTTTCCGACTTTAAATTTTTCACCTTTAATACGGTTTTTACGCGGCAGCACCGCTCTAATTTCTTCAATTTCAATGTAGGTATTTTCATCATTATCCACGCGTACCACGGTTCCAAAAACGGTTTTGCCCACAAGTTTTTGGTATTTTTCAAAAATATTATTTTCTAAAAGGCGTTGAATGTGATACTCTAGCTCTTTTTGAAGGGTTGCCGCAGCCGTTCTTCCTAGGTTATCGAGTGGCAATTCATAGGTCAGTTCATCGCCAATTTCAATATCAGGATCAACCTCTTTCGCCTCTTTAATGGCGATAAAATTTTCATTTCCTTCTAAAAGTCTTGCATCATCAGGTTCGACTACGATGACTTTTTGATACAGTTTAAGTGTTTTTGTCGCAGGGTCAATCTCTGCGCCGTATTCGTATTCTGCGCCGTAAATACGTTTTGCAGTCTTGATGAGTGCCAAGGTTACGGTGTTCTTAACTTCTTTAATGTCGAGCCCTTTTTCATGGGCAATAGATTCTATAATGTCTACAATTTTTTCCATAAGTTTCCTTAAAAAGATGCATATTTTTTATGTCATGTGTGATATTCGCAATGATGAAAAATCAAAAATGGAAATTTAAACGATTGCGGTGAAGAGTAAGGATTATAACTAAAATCTTCTTTTATTTTTCTTTATGAGAAAGCAGTTGTTTGCTTTTAATGAGGAATTTATCGAAAACAAAGTATACTTCGCGATATATCTTTGTGCATGTTGTACACATACGATAATTTTTGCGATAGAAAAGAGGTTTACAATGGAAATCAAATTAGCACGAAATGAAATTAATGGAAAACCAAAGACAATTACATTGGACAAAGTGACGGAGATTATTGAGAAAGAGGGACAAAAGATTTTTTATTTTGACAAAGAAAATTCTCATAAAGACCTCGTAGCTCTGGTTGAGCACTTTGAAGCACAAGGCTTTAGTGTCTATTTAAGAGACATTCGTTATGGCTTGGGCGAGAGCGATTACATGTACGAAGTACATATTCTCTAAGGCTGGATTTTGGGTATAGCAGAAGCGAAAAAGCTTTATATCGAGACCCTAGGTTGTGCGATGAATGTGCGGGACTCTGAGCACATTATCGCCGAGCTTGGGGATAAAGAAAATTATGTTTTAACGAACAATCTACAAGAAGCAGACCTGATCTTGGTCAACACCTGTAGTGTACGTGAAAAACCGGTCAGTAAACTTTTTTCAGAGATCGGTAAATACAACCTTCAAAAAAAAGAGGGCGCGAAGATCGGCGTGTGCGGATGTACGGCAAGTCATTTGGGTAAAGAGATCTTTAGACGTGCTCCTTACGTGAGTTTTGTCATTGGCGCACGCAATGTCTCCAAAATCTCCACAGCGGTTAATACCGAAAAATTCTTAAGTGTTGACACCGACTACGATGAGAGTACCTACGCCTTTGGTGAATACCGCAACAGTCTGTATAAAGCCTACGTCAACATCTCCATCGGGTGCGATAAAAAATGTACCTACTGCATCGTGCCCCAAACCAGAGGCGATGAGATTTCTATTCCTGCGGATTTGATTGTCAATGAAGCACGAAAAGCAGCCCAAAATGGGGCTAAAGAGATCTTTTTACTCGGGCAAAATGTTAACAATTATGGCAGACGTTTTAGTGGTAATGTCGAGCGCTCTATGGATTTTTCAGACCTGCTTAACCTTATCAGTGAAATCCCCGAAGTCGAGCGCATTCGTTTTACCTCTCCTCATCCCCTTCACATGGACGATAAATTTTTAGAAACCTTTGCTAACAATCCAAAAGTCTGCAAATCAATGCACATGCCATTGCAAAGCGGTTCAACGCATATTTTAGAACAGATGAAGCGCGGCTACAGCAAAGAGTGGTTTTTAAATCGCGCGTTAAAGCTTCGCGAGATGATCCCCGATGTTTCGATCAGCACTGACATTATCGTCGCTTTCCCAGGCGAGAGTGAAGCTGATTTTGACGATACACTTGATGTCATAAGACAGGTCAAATTTGAGCAGATTTTTGCGTTTAAATACTCTCCACGACCTCTTACCAAAGCGGCTGAGTTTACGAACCAAATTGATGCTGAAATAGGCTCAGCTAGATTGGAGCGCTTGCAGCTTTTACAAGATGAAATTTTAGATGAGATTGCTGCAAAACACCTGAATAAAACCTACCCAGTTTATATTGACGAACTTCGTAACAGTGGCTTTTTAGCCGGTCGAAGTGATAACAATGCCCTTGTGCAAATTAAAGGTGATGAGAGCTTGCTCGGGCAAACGGTCAACATCAAAGTCACCAATCCAAAACGTCTTTCATTGTATGGCGAAATTGTTCTCTAAAGAGACCAAACGCAAACTCTTGGTGTGGATTCTTCCACGCCTTGCTTACGCGCTCATGAACCTTCTTTTCTTTACATGTAAAAAGAAATTCCACCATCAGCAACATCTTTTTGGCACCCCCACGCTGTATGCTATGTGGCATGGTGAGTTACTGATGGCAGCGTTAGCCTACCAACATTATTCGCAACGCATCCACATTAATACCGTTGATACGATCATCAGCAACCATTTTGATGGGGAGATGATCGCAAAATTGATGGATTTGCATGGCGCAAAAACGATTCGTGGAAGTTCTTCAAAAGGAGGTGTGTCTGTTTTGAGACATGCGTTAAAATCGCTTCAAAATGGACGCGATATTGGCATCACCCCTGATGGACCCAGAGGGCCAAGGCACAGTGTCGCCGATGGCGTTGTAGCGCTTGCACGGATGAAAAAAGTGCCTATTATTGCTATGAATTGCAGACCAACGTCGTATTGGAAAATGAAAAGTTGGGATCAGTTTTGCATTCCAAAACCCTTTTGCACGTTAGAGTTCTACTACAGTGATCCTTTCTATGTGCATGAGCTTTCACTCGAAGAGGCAAAGACGTTGATTCAAAAACGTCTTTTAGAACACGCTGTTTGATGCACTTCACCCAAATGGTACCGCTTTTGCTTGATATTTTACAAAACTTAAGCAAGATTAGTCTAATATATAGTACAAATACAAATTAACACAAGAGTAGTGATGTGAACAAAGAGTCAGTAACATGGGCATAAGAACTGTTCTTCAGAAAAAATTTCAGAACCTTTTTGTGGCTGTTGTGTTAAGTGAGACTGAATGTACACTGCGTTGCAAGGTGCTCAAAGAGGGCGCCATTACCAGAACGTTTACCAAAACCTTTACGTTGTCTCCTCCACTGGATGCGCTTGATAAAAACCTTGAAAATTATTTGATGAATTTGCAAGATGAGTATCAGTTTGTCTACATCGCTTTTTTACTGGGTTCTCTAGGGCAAGGTGCCATTTCAGGTACTGGGAACAGTGCTTTTAGCAAGCACAGCGTTGATATGCAAAATGTTTACAACGTCGCTTTATTCAACCAATGGTCCGCGTATGCTTCGTTTATCGAGATCAAATGGGCTAAGAATCTTTTTTCTGAAGTAGGACTGGATTTTATCTACTCACCGTTTATTCTTTTAAGTGATTTTGTGGTTTCACAAAAACTCAAAAATAAGCCTACGTGCTATATTCTCAACTGCCAAGATTTCTTTATTTTAGCGATTTTTGAAGAGCGACAATTACACTTTGGTGCTTTTTTCAAAACGCAAACGGACACGGCATTTACCCACAGCAATGATATGAATGATTGGGAAAATGAACA
Above is a genomic segment from Sulfurospirillum halorespirans DSM 13726 containing:
- a CDS encoding lysophospholipid acyltransferase family protein produces the protein MAKLFSKETKRKLLVWILPRLAYALMNLLFFTCKKKFHHQQHLFGTPTLYAMWHGELLMAALAYQHYSQRIHINTVDTIISNHFDGEMIAKLMDLHGAKTIRGSSSKGGVSVLRHALKSLQNGRDIGITPDGPRGPRHSVADGVVALARMKKVPIIAMNCRPTSYWKMKSWDQFCIPKPFCTLEFYYSDPFYVHELSLEEAKTLIQKRLLEHAV
- the nusA gene encoding transcription termination factor NusA, with translation MEKIVDIIESIAHEKGLDIKEVKNTVTLALIKTAKRIYGAEYEYGAEIDPATKTLKLYQKVIVVEPDDARLLEGNENFIAIKEAKEVDPDIEIGDELTYELPLDNLGRTAAATLQKELEYHIQRLLENNIFEKYQKLVGKTVFGTVVRVDNDENTYIEIEEIRAVLPRKNRIKGEKFKVGNVVKSVIRKVLIDKSQGMYVELSRTSPKFLESLLELEVPEIKDEFIKIIGSARIPGERAKVALTSLHPNIDAVGATVGTKGVRINAVSRELHNENIDCIEFSNVPEIFIARALSPAIISNVKIQNGKAIVTLPSDQKSKAIGKNGINIRLTSMLTGFEIELVESGGASANANPNSDETAEQRDPNALKNLFGGL
- a CDS encoding ABC transporter permease, with product MKLVLQKLGYVVLMLCIISLISFGAIHLAPNSFFASGELNPNITPESLEQLKRVYGLDQSLPAQFFAWFKAMLQLDFGISFASGKAVRDEILERLPITLLMNVISMILVFILALYWGIKSAMKHSKLYDKSIKQVALISYAMPSFYLALLLVILLAVQWKLFPISGLHSQGVSSDTFAYMTDMAWHLVLPIFVMVFGGLGSLILYVRSLTLNILKSDYIFFAKSRGIEGKALLMRFILPNLSPPIVTILGLSLPGLIGGSVILESIFAINGMGLLFYQSALSRDYPVIMGILIISSFLTLLGNMIADLILTKLNPHFKRRG
- the miaB gene encoding tRNA (N6-isopentenyl adenosine(37)-C2)-methylthiotransferase MiaB, which produces MNVRDSEHIIAELGDKENYVLTNNLQEADLILVNTCSVREKPVSKLFSEIGKYNLQKKEGAKIGVCGCTASHLGKEIFRRAPYVSFVIGARNVSKISTAVNTEKFLSVDTDYDESTYAFGEYRNSLYKAYVNISIGCDKKCTYCIVPQTRGDEISIPADLIVNEARKAAQNGAKEIFLLGQNVNNYGRRFSGNVERSMDFSDLLNLISEIPEVERIRFTSPHPLHMDDKFLETFANNPKVCKSMHMPLQSGSTHILEQMKRGYSKEWFLNRALKLREMIPDVSISTDIIVAFPGESEADFDDTLDVIRQVKFEQIFAFKYSPRPLTKAAEFTNQIDAEIGSARLERLQLLQDEILDEIAAKHLNKTYPVYIDELRNSGFLAGRSDNNALVQIKGDESLLGQTVNIKVTNPKRLSLYGEIVL
- a CDS encoding HP0268 family nuclease yields the protein MEIKLARNEINGKPKTITLDKVTEIIEKEGQKIFYFDKENSHKDLVALVEHFEAQGFSVYLRDIRYGLGESDYMYEVHIL